ACCCCGGCCGGTCTGGTCACCGCGATCACCCCGATGATCGGCGGCACCGGCGTGCCGGATCAGGTGGCTGCCGTCGCGGCTCTGGGTGACGAGCCATTCGAATTCATCGCGCTGCCATGGTCCGACCTGGCCACCCTCAATACCTGGCAAGCGGTAATGGACGACAGTACCGGTCGCTGGTCGTGGGCCAAGCAACTGTTCGGTCACGTCTACAGCGCCAAGCGCGGCACCGTCGGTACTCTGGTCGCAGCCGGTCAGGCACGCAACGACCAGCACATGACCATTCAGGCGCTGGAGCCGGGCGTTCCGCAACCGGTGTGGGTACAAGCCGCTGCACTGGCTGCACGTACTGCGGTGTTCATCTCCGCCGACGCCAGCCGTCCGACCCAGAGCGGCAGCCTGCCAGGCGTCGATCCGGCGCCGGCCAGCGAGCGCTTCACCCTGACCGAGCGTCAGTCGCTGCTCAACTACGGCATCGCCACCGCGTACTACGAAGGCGGCTACGTGCGCATCCAGCGCTCGATCACCACCTACCAGAAGAACGCCTACGGCCAGGCTGACAACTCGTACCTGGACAGCGAAACCATGCACCAGTCGGCGTTCATCGTACGTCGTCTGCAAAGCGTGATCACCAGCAAGTACGGTCGCCACAAACTGGCCTCCGACGGCACCCGTTTCGGCGCCGGTCAACCGATCGTCACCCCGGCGACCATTCGCGGTGAGCTGATCGCCCAGTACGCCAAGCTCGAACTGGAAGGCCACGTGGAAAACGCCGAGCTGTTCGCCGAGCACCTGATCGTCGAGCGCGACGTGAAGGACCCGAGCCGCGTGAACGTGCTGTTCCCGCCTGATTACATCAACGGTCTGCGCGTGTTCGCACTGCTCAACCAGTTCCGTCTGCAGTACGACGACGTCGCCTGATCGGCTCGTTTGACACTGTGATTCGGCCCACCTCGCGTGGGCTTTTTATTTGAAGGGAGTAACACCATGGGTCAACTGATTGCAGGCACCTGCTACGTCAAGGTCGACGGTGCACAACTGACCATCAATGGCGGCTGCGAAGCCCCGCTGATGGCCGTCAAACGCGAAACCGTCGTGCCGGGTTTCTACAAGGAAACCGACATTGCGCCGTCGTTCAAAGTGACTGCGCTGCACACCGCCGACTTCCCGCTGAAGAAGCTGATCGAAGGCACCGACATCACCGTCACCTGCGAATTCAGCAACGGCAAAGTCTACGTGCTGGCCGGTGCCTACCTGGTCGAAGAGCCAGTCTCCAAAGGCGATGACGCCACCATCGAACTGAAATTCGAAGGCATCAAGGGGACCTGGCAATGAGCGGCGCCGTGAAGCTTCAAGTTGCGATCGAAGCTCACGGCGAGCCCCTGACCGAACTCGTCCTGCGCCGTCCGACGGTGCAGGAGGTGCGAGCGATCAAGGCGCTGCCGTACAAGATCGACAAGAGCGAAGAAGTCAGCCTCGACATGGACGTGGCGGCCAAATACATCGCCGTGTGCGCCGGCATTCCGCCGTCGTCGGTCAACCAGCTGGACCTGGCTGACTTCAACGCGTTGAGCTGGGCCGTTGCAGGTTTTTTCATGAGTGCGGCGTCGGAGCCATCACCGACCTGATTTCGGTCGCCTATGACCTGGCCTGGTTCTGGAAGGTTGACCCCGAACAGATGATGGCCAGGCCACTGGATGTGCTTCGCGAATCGCTGGAGCACGCGCAACGGATCAACGCGATGCAGCAGGTGCAGTGATGGCCAATACACAGATAAACACGATCCAGCAAAACATTCAGACCACGGCCGGCATGCTCGAGGTGATGCAAGGTCTGCAGAAAACGGCGACCGAGATGAAGGGTGTTCGCGCCAAGGTCGCAGGGTTCAAGAAAAGCCTGGAAAGCAGTGGACTCAAGCCGCTGGATCTGTCCGGTTTTGTTTCCGGGGGCGGCTTGCTCAAGCCGTTTCAGGACGGCTTGAAAAAGGCGATCAAGGCCGAAGACGAACTGGCGAACAAGAGCAAGAAGCTCAAGGCCCCGGCGCTGGCAAAGGATGCCGTTATACCCAAGCCGTTGCCCAGGCCCGCGACCGCGCGACTTCCCGCGCCGGTGAAGGGTGAAACCTCTACCAACCTCGCGAAGTTCAACGTTTCGCTCGACAACATCTCGCTGAAGATCGGCCAGGCGCTGTTACCGGCGGTCAAGGGTCTGGTGACGGCGCTGGTGCCGGTCATGACCACGGTCGGCAAGTTTGTCGCCGAACATCCTCAACTGGTTGAAGGACTGGCAGCGGCAGCAGTGGCGTTCACCGTGGTGACCACGGCCGCTGCCGGACTCAGTGCGGTGTTGACACTGCTGGCCTCGCCGATCGGCTTGTTTGCCGCCGGAGCCGCGCTGGCGGCCGGTTTGATTGTCGCCAACTGGAAACCGCTTTCGGCTTTCTTCGTCCGGCTGTGGCAACAGATCGCCCCGGTGGTACTGCCGATGGCGAACTTTTTCAGAACCCTGTTCGACTTCACCCCGCTGGGCATGGTGATCAACAACTGGGGACCGGTCAGCACGTTCTTCGCAGCTCTGTGGAACGTGCTCAAGGCAGTGGCCGCGCCGGTTATCGATTTCTATACAACGCTGTTTGCCTACTCACCGCAGGCGCTGATTCTGAAAAACTGGCAACCATTGGTTGGCCTGTTTGCTTCGATCTGGGATTTGCTGCGAGCGGTGTCGGTGCCGATCTCAGCGTTTATTCAAGACGTGGTGGACTCCATCAGTCTGTCGGTGGTGGAGCTGTATGCGGTGATTAGCGAGCAGTTGGGCTGGTCGCCGCTGGAAACGATCATCGAGGCCTGGGGATCGGTGACGGTGTGGATTCAGAAGTGGAGTGACAAGTTCTACGATGCGCTGGCGCCGATCCGGGAGTTTTTCAATGGCGGTCTTGGCACACTCGCTGCCGAAGCGTCGGCCAAGGTCGATGTTCTCACCCGTGCTCAGCTGAAAACCAATGCCGAAGGCAAGGGCGAGTGGGCTCCGGGTTTTTTTGGCTCTGATGCCGACTCCACGCCCGGCGTTTCGGTGCCGGAAGGCGCATTGACGCAGAACTCCAGCTCGTTGACGCAGAATTCCAGCTCGCTGACGCAATCCTCCAGCAACCTGATCCAGAAAAGCGCCGCCAACAACCGCACGCAACTCGAAGGCGGCCTGACGGTCCGCTTCGAAAACGCGCCGGCGGGGCTGCGCACCGATCAACCGCAAACCAATCAACCGGGGCTGGCGCTCAGTTCGCGCATCGGCTATCGCTCGCTATCGGCAGGAGGTTCCAATGAACTGGCGTGACCGTTTGTTGCCGGCATCCTTTCGCGGTGTCGGTTTCTGGATCGACCAGGCGAAAACCCCGGTCGGTCGCAAGGGACAGTTGCATGAGTATCCGCAGCGCGACCTGCCGTTTTTCGAGGATCTCGGCCAGCAGGCCAAGACCCACGACCTGACGGCGTTCATCATCGGTGCCGATTGCCTGGAGCAGCGCGACAAGCTGCTCCAGGCTTTGGAGCAGGGCAGCGGCGAGCTGGTGCATCCGTGGCTGGGCCGCTTGCAGGTCAAGGTCGGCGAGTGCGACATGACCCACACCCGCCAGGACGGCGGGATGGTGACCTTCACACTGAAGTTCTACCCGGACCGGCCGCTGCCGTTTCCGACGGCGACGGTCAGCACGCAGAAAGTTCTGCTGATCAAGGCCGACGGTTTGCTCGGCTCGGCGGTGGCGCGCTTCGAGCAGGCGATGACCCTGATCAAGGCCGCGCGGATCGGCATCGCCAATCTGCGCAACAGCCTCACCGGCGTGTATGACGTGATCAAGGAGCAGCTCAAGCCGCTGATCGCGCAATACAAGCAGATCACCGAACTGGTCAGGGCCGTCAAGGAACTGCCCAAGGAGGTGGCGGCGGAGTTCAAGGGCTTGCTCGGCGATATCAAGGAGCTGAAGGCATTCGCGAAGGAGGGCTACCGTGGCGTGATTGCCGACGTGTCCCAACAGATCGAAGCCATCCGCAAGGCCGACGCACCGAAAATCACCACCGGCATGGATACTAATGCCGCTGCGCAAGCCATGGCCAACCTGGTGCAGGACACACTGATCGTCAAGGTTGCGCAGTGGGTTGCCTCAATGCCGGTGGCGTCGACGCCGGTAAAACTGTCGTCGACGCCTTCGCTGGACCAACAGTCGAAACAGCCGGTCAGCCGTCAGGAAGTGCCGGTCACCGATGATTTGCAAGCGTTGCAAAAAGAGCTGATCGAAGCGCTGCAAAAGGCCCAGGACAAGGCCGATCCCGCGCACTACCAGGCCATCGCCGATGTGAAGGAAGCGCTGATCGCGCACCTCAAGGCTGTGGCTTCGTCCGGTGTGCGGCTGGTGAGCAAAACCTTCCAGGAAACCTTTCCGGCGCTGGTGGTGGCCTACAAGCAGTTTGGCGACGCCACTCGGGTGACCGAGGTCATTCAGCGCAACGGTCTGTCTCATCCGGGTTATTCACCCAACGAAGTCAAGGTTTCCAGGGAGTGAGTCATGAACGAGACTGACAACCGCGTCACGCTGACCGTCGGCGACATGGAATACGGCGGCTGGAAAAGCGTGGAGATCTCCGCGGACCTGGAGCGCCAGTTCCGCACCTTCAAACTCGACATCACCTGGCAATGGCCGGGGCAGACCGTGGATCAGCGGATCAAGGCCGGCGACCCGTGCGAAGTGCGGATCGGCCAGGATCTGGTGCTCACCGGTTATGTGTTCAAGGCCCCGATCAGTTACGACGGGCGACAGATCAGCCTGAGCATCGAGGGCAGCTCCAAGACCCAGGATTTGGTGGATTGTGCGGCGCGAAACAACCCTGGCCAATGGCAGGATCAATCGCTGTTGAACATCGTCCAGGCCCTGGCCATGGAGTACGCGTTGAGGGTGGTCAACGAAATTCCCGAGACCGCACGGCTGAGCAAACACACGATCGTCCCGGGTGAAACGGTGTTTCAGTCGATCGACCGTCTGCTCTCGCTGTACCGGGTGTTTTCCACCGATGACGCCGAAGGCCGGCTGGTGCTTGCCAAACCCGGCAGCGGCGGCCGCGCCAGCGATGCACTGGAGCTGGGCAAGAACATTCTCTCGGCCAATGCGCCGATGGATTTCAGCCAGGTGTTTTCCGAATACCGGGTGATCGGCCAGCAGAAGGGCAACGACAAGAAGAGCGGGGCGGCGGCCAGCGAAGTGGAATCGACGGCGGCCGACCTGAGTTTCAAACGCCGGCGTACCACGATCATCAACGAAGGCTCGCAGCTGACGTTCGAACTGGCCCAGCAACGGGCCCAATGGGAGAGCGCGACGCGCATGGGCCGGGCGCTGACCACCACGTATCAGGTGCAGGGCTGGCGTCAGTCCAACGGTGACCTTTGGCGTCACAACACCTTGGTGCGTGTCAAGGATCCGGTGCTCGGATTCGATGAAGACATGCTGATCTCCAAGGTGACGTATTCGCTGTCGGCGCAAGGTTCGGTGACCACCCTGCAAGTGGCGCCACCGCATACCTTCGACGCGAACCCGACTCCCCCGAAAAAGACCTGAGCCCGACACCGTCCTCCAAGGAAACCCCTATGAGCCTACTGACACGCCTGCTGGCGCGCGGCACTGTCGTGCTCGCCAGTTCGGCCTCCAAGCTGCAATCGCTGCAAATGCGCCTCACCGCCGGTGAAGTGAACGACGACATGGAGCACTTCGAGCCCTACGGCTTCACCAGCCATCCGCTGGCCGGCGCCGAGGGTGTCGTCACGTTCCTCGGCGGTGACCGTTCCCACGCCATCGCCCTGGTGGTCGCTGACCGCCGTTATCGCCTGCAATCGCTGGCGGCCGGCGAGGTGGCGATCTACACCGACGAAGGCGACAAGATCCACTTCAAGCGCGGGCGGATCATCGATATCGAAACCGCCACGCTCAACATCCGCGCCAGCACGGCGGTGAACTTCGACACGCCGGTGATCAACCAGACGGGCAAGATCGTTTCCAATGGCGAT
This genomic window from Pseudomonas kribbensis contains:
- a CDS encoding phage baseplate assembly protein V; amino-acid sequence: MSLLTRLLARGTVVLASSASKLQSLQMRLTAGEVNDDMEHFEPYGFTSHPLAGAEGVVTFLGGDRSHAIALVVADRRYRLQSLAAGEVAIYTDEGDKIHFKRGRIIDIETATLNIRASTAVNFDTPVINQTGKIVSNGDQVAGGISQIKHVHGGVQGGSGQTGVPAGGQ
- a CDS encoding DNA circularization protein, with amino-acid sequence MNWRDRLLPASFRGVGFWIDQAKTPVGRKGQLHEYPQRDLPFFEDLGQQAKTHDLTAFIIGADCLEQRDKLLQALEQGSGELVHPWLGRLQVKVGECDMTHTRQDGGMVTFTLKFYPDRPLPFPTATVSTQKVLLIKADGLLGSAVARFEQAMTLIKAARIGIANLRNSLTGVYDVIKEQLKPLIAQYKQITELVRAVKELPKEVAAEFKGLLGDIKELKAFAKEGYRGVIADVSQQIEAIRKADAPKITTGMDTNAAAQAMANLVQDTLIVKVAQWVASMPVASTPVKLSSTPSLDQQSKQPVSRQEVPVTDDLQALQKELIEALQKAQDKADPAHYQAIADVKEALIAHLKAVASSGVRLVSKTFQETFPALVVAYKQFGDATRVTEVIQRNGLSHPGYSPNEVKVSRE
- a CDS encoding phage tail sheath subtilisin-like domain-containing protein, translated to MAIGFSNIPADIRVPLFYAEMDNSAANSASSSMRRLIVAQVNDNIAPSEVGKLVLVSSVALAKSIGGQGSMLASMYETFRKADPIGEIWCLPLHNAEGAIAKGVVTLTGTATQAGVLNLYVGGVRVQATIANGATAAQAATALVQKVNATADLPVTALATDGVVTLNAKWIGDSGNDISLQFNRLGKSNGEETPAGLVTAITPMIGGTGVPDQVAAVAALGDEPFEFIALPWSDLATLNTWQAVMDDSTGRWSWAKQLFGHVYSAKRGTVGTLVAAGQARNDQHMTIQALEPGVPQPVWVQAAALAARTAVFISADASRPTQSGSLPGVDPAPASERFTLTERQSLLNYGIATAYYEGGYVRIQRSITTYQKNAYGQADNSYLDSETMHQSAFIVRRLQSVITSKYGRHKLASDGTRFGAGQPIVTPATIRGELIAQYAKLELEGHVENAELFAEHLIVERDVKDPSRVNVLFPPDYINGLRVFALLNQFRLQYDDVA
- a CDS encoding phage tail assembly protein; translation: MSGAVKLQVAIEAHGEPLTELVLRRPTVQEVRAIKALPYKIDKSEEVSLDMDVAAKYIAVCAGIPPSSVNQLDLADFNALSWAVAGFFMSAASEPSPT
- a CDS encoding phage tail protein, whose product is MANTQINTIQQNIQTTAGMLEVMQGLQKTATEMKGVRAKVAGFKKSLESSGLKPLDLSGFVSGGGLLKPFQDGLKKAIKAEDELANKSKKLKAPALAKDAVIPKPLPRPATARLPAPVKGETSTNLAKFNVSLDNISLKIGQALLPAVKGLVTALVPVMTTVGKFVAEHPQLVEGLAAAAVAFTVVTTAAAGLSAVLTLLASPIGLFAAGAALAAGLIVANWKPLSAFFVRLWQQIAPVVLPMANFFRTLFDFTPLGMVINNWGPVSTFFAALWNVLKAVAAPVIDFYTTLFAYSPQALILKNWQPLVGLFASIWDLLRAVSVPISAFIQDVVDSISLSVVELYAVISEQLGWSPLETIIEAWGSVTVWIQKWSDKFYDALAPIREFFNGGLGTLAAEASAKVDVLTRAQLKTNAEGKGEWAPGFFGSDADSTPGVSVPEGALTQNSSSLTQNSSSLTQSSSNLIQKSAANNRTQLEGGLTVRFENAPAGLRTDQPQTNQPGLALSSRIGYRSLSAGGSNELA
- a CDS encoding phage tail tube protein; translation: MGQLIAGTCYVKVDGAQLTINGGCEAPLMAVKRETVVPGFYKETDIAPSFKVTALHTADFPLKKLIEGTDITVTCEFSNGKVYVLAGAYLVEEPVSKGDDATIELKFEGIKGTWQ
- a CDS encoding phage baseplate assembly protein, translated to MNETDNRVTLTVGDMEYGGWKSVEISADLERQFRTFKLDITWQWPGQTVDQRIKAGDPCEVRIGQDLVLTGYVFKAPISYDGRQISLSIEGSSKTQDLVDCAARNNPGQWQDQSLLNIVQALAMEYALRVVNEIPETARLSKHTIVPGETVFQSIDRLLSLYRVFSTDDAEGRLVLAKPGSGGRASDALELGKNILSANAPMDFSQVFSEYRVIGQQKGNDKKSGAAASEVESTAADLSFKRRRTTIINEGSQLTFELAQQRAQWESATRMGRALTTTYQVQGWRQSNGDLWRHNTLVRVKDPVLGFDEDMLISKVTYSLSAQGSVTTLQVAPPHTFDANPTPPKKT